One Sphingomonas limnosediminicola DNA segment encodes these proteins:
- a CDS encoding L,D-transpeptidase family protein — protein MKTLIRLTAALSLILGFSAPAQQVDLRTGSVARTVAKLRAGQFVWAPEAAPAGPMMLIINLATQRGILFRNGVPIAATTVSTGSAGRETPTGVFTILEKQVEHRSRTYDNAPMPYMQRLTWRGVSIHAGKLPGYPASHGCIRLPAAFAKLLFATTRLGMTVVITDHPVTPRIAPTPEVVLRSAPSSKASNAPVEWFPERSADGPVSIIVSAADKRATVLRNGIVIGSGTVTIDGPVTGSWVYTLRNVDEQGQHWLRVSLLSSRSPASEHVPPQEWQRYHAPEALKRAVATIVRPGTTIIVTPDSVQPGGDAADIIDAETPAEK, from the coding sequence ATGAAAACCCTGATCCGCCTGACGGCTGCGCTGTCGTTGATCCTCGGCTTTTCGGCACCCGCGCAACAGGTAGACCTGCGAACGGGTTCGGTCGCGCGTACCGTGGCGAAGCTGCGCGCGGGGCAGTTCGTTTGGGCACCCGAAGCGGCCCCGGCAGGGCCGATGATGCTAATCATTAATCTCGCGACGCAACGAGGAATCTTGTTCCGGAACGGCGTTCCAATCGCCGCAACGACGGTTTCGACGGGAAGCGCCGGTCGCGAGACGCCAACAGGCGTGTTCACCATCCTGGAAAAGCAGGTCGAGCATCGCTCTCGAACTTACGACAATGCTCCGATGCCCTACATGCAGCGGCTCACTTGGCGCGGCGTGTCGATTCACGCGGGAAAGTTGCCCGGCTATCCGGCGTCCCATGGATGCATTCGTTTGCCGGCCGCGTTCGCCAAGCTGCTGTTCGCGACCACCAGGCTTGGAATGACGGTGGTCATCACGGATCATCCCGTGACGCCCCGCATTGCACCGACGCCAGAGGTCGTCCTGCGGTCAGCCCCGAGTTCGAAGGCATCGAATGCTCCCGTAGAATGGTTTCCGGAACGGTCCGCAGACGGGCCCGTCTCGATCATCGTCAGCGCCGCCGACAAGCGCGCCACCGTCCTGCGGAACGGCATCGTGATCGGGTCAGGAACTGTCACCATCGATGGCCCCGTGACCGGCAGCTGGGTCTACACGTTGCGGAATGTGGATGAGCAGGGGCAGCACTGGCTTCGCGTTTCGTTATTGTCATCGCGGTCCCCGGCGAGCGAGCATGTCCCACCCCAGGAATGGCAGCGCTATCACGCACCCGAAGCCTTAAAGCGCGCGGTCGCGACAATCGTTAGACCGGGCACGACTATCATCGTGACGCCTGACTCCGTGCAGCCGGGCGGAGATGCGGCGGACATCATCGATGCGGAAACGCCTGCGGAGAAATAG
- a CDS encoding pyridoxamine 5'-phosphate oxidase family protein: MEEKAVTILDRNRLMGIATLRPDGWPQATMVSYANEGLLLYFIISRASQKYANIERDSRVAITVGSDVDDPAQIKALSIAANASEVRDPKQRERAIDLVLARRPSLAKLPRPDLKHSAVMRAYCSIVTVLDYSKGFGHADLLTVGPGGTEMTPARDDDWGFLATTS; the protein is encoded by the coding sequence ATGGAAGAAAAAGCCGTGACAATTCTCGACCGAAACCGATTGATGGGGATTGCAACATTAAGGCCCGACGGCTGGCCGCAGGCCACGATGGTGAGCTACGCCAACGAAGGCCTGCTCCTCTATTTCATCATCTCGCGAGCAAGCCAAAAATACGCGAACATCGAACGGGACAGCCGCGTGGCGATAACCGTTGGGTCCGACGTCGACGACCCGGCCCAGATCAAGGCGTTGTCGATCGCGGCCAATGCGTCGGAAGTCCGCGATCCGAAACAGCGAGAACGTGCAATCGACCTTGTCCTCGCGCGGCGCCCGTCCCTCGCCAAGCTCCCTCGCCCGGATCTCAAACATTCCGCTGTCATGCGCGCTTACTGCAGCATCGTGACCGTCCTCGATTATTCGAAGGGCTTCGGCCACGCCGACCTGCTAACCGTCGGTCCAGGCGGCACCGAGATGACCCCGGCACGAGACGATGACTGGGGTTTCTTGGCAACGACGAGCTGA
- a CDS encoding MmcQ/YjbR family DNA-binding protein → MTWEEAVAFALSLPDTELGTSYGSPAVKVASNGRTFLFPGRERDTCFGIAMDLDRIEMLKETEPDTYWQTPHYEGWSGVLVRYDATDEERVRDTIRSSRDWSASLPKTRPRKRK, encoded by the coding sequence GTGACGTGGGAGGAAGCGGTCGCGTTCGCGCTGTCGCTTCCCGACACGGAACTGGGCACGAGTTACGGGTCGCCGGCGGTGAAGGTTGCCTCGAACGGCCGCACCTTCCTCTTCCCCGGGCGGGAGCGCGACACTTGTTTCGGCATCGCCATGGACCTCGACCGGATCGAGATGCTCAAGGAAACCGAGCCCGACACCTACTGGCAAACGCCCCATTATGAAGGCTGGTCCGGCGTGCTCGTCCGCTACGACGCAACGGACGAGGAACGCGTGCGTGACACGATCCGCAGCTCGCGGGACTGGTCGGCCTCACTGCCCAAGACCCGCCCGCGCAAGCGCAAGTGA
- a CDS encoding VIT family protein, producing MSRLHVHDERHASSRIGWLRAAVLGANDGIVSTSSLIVGVAASNATQSTILVAGVAAVVAGALSMAAGEYVSVSSQADTEKADLDREKGELLNQPEREREELTRIYVARGVERETAQVVADQMMAHDALSAHARDELGLSETMTARPLQAALASALTFSAGAAAPLLAVLLLPLAMVFAGVAVVSLACLAALGALGARAGGAPLGPSVMRVTFWGALAMAVTAGVGRLFGTVAG from the coding sequence TTGAGTCGTCTTCATGTCCATGACGAGCGCCACGCCTCCTCCCGGATTGGCTGGCTTCGCGCGGCGGTGCTTGGGGCGAATGACGGCATCGTGTCGACGTCGAGCCTGATCGTCGGTGTCGCGGCGTCCAACGCGACCCAATCGACCATCCTCGTCGCGGGCGTGGCAGCGGTTGTCGCCGGCGCATTGTCGATGGCCGCTGGCGAATATGTCTCGGTAAGCTCCCAGGCGGATACCGAGAAAGCCGACCTCGACCGCGAGAAGGGCGAATTGCTGAACCAACCGGAACGAGAGCGTGAGGAACTTACCCGGATTTACGTGGCACGCGGGGTGGAGAGAGAAACCGCGCAAGTCGTCGCCGACCAGATGATGGCCCACGACGCGCTGTCCGCACATGCCCGTGACGAACTTGGCCTATCCGAAACAATGACGGCGCGTCCCTTGCAGGCAGCCCTTGCTTCGGCGCTGACCTTCTCGGCCGGAGCCGCCGCCCCGCTCCTCGCCGTTCTTTTGCTGCCGCTGGCGATGGTCTTCGCAGGAGTGGCAGTCGTCTCGTTGGCTTGCTTGGCGGCGCTCGGCGCTCTGGGCGCGCGAGCCGGGGGCGCTCCACTTGGCCCGTCGGTGATGCGCGTGACCTTCTGGGGCGCACTGGCGATGGCGGTTACGGCAGGCGTCGGCCGATTATTCGGAACAGTTGCGGGGTAA
- a CDS encoding threonine synthase, with translation MNATHLECSLTGERYEAGRVHNLSKAGKPLLVRYDIAAARRTLTRQSVADRVPGMWKWRELLPHDGEPVSLGEPETPIIALTNTAARDGASTLLVKDEGRLPTGSFKARGLAMAVTMAKQFGVERIGMPTNGNAGAALAAYGARAGIETVVICPSETPEINVTETAAYGARVYVADGQIDECGALVGKGAAEGLWFDCSTLKEPYRLEGKKVMGFELAEQLGWEVPDAIFYPTGGGTGLIGMWKAFDELEKAGLIRSKRPRMYAIQAEGCAPMVRAFERGDEFAERWEHAATVATGIRVPKAVGDFLILRAVRESGGAAIAVPEGAILQAVDDAARDDGFLFCPEGGAVLAGWRQALQRGLVRHDERVLLFNCANGNKYPLVDRSRKLVLGEADPAAL, from the coding sequence GTGAACGCCACCCATCTCGAATGCTCGCTGACCGGCGAGCGGTATGAAGCCGGTCGCGTCCACAATCTGAGCAAGGCGGGGAAGCCGCTGCTCGTGCGCTATGATATTGCGGCGGCTCGGCGAACACTGACGCGCCAGAGCGTCGCGGACCGCGTGCCGGGCATGTGGAAATGGCGAGAGCTTCTTCCGCACGACGGCGAGCCGGTCAGCCTGGGCGAGCCGGAAACGCCGATAATTGCGTTGACGAATACCGCTGCGCGCGACGGCGCAAGCACTTTGCTCGTCAAGGATGAGGGGCGACTGCCGACCGGGTCGTTCAAGGCTCGCGGGCTGGCGATGGCGGTGACGATGGCCAAGCAGTTCGGAGTCGAGCGGATCGGCATGCCGACCAATGGCAATGCCGGCGCTGCCCTTGCCGCTTACGGCGCACGCGCCGGCATTGAGACCGTCGTGATTTGCCCGTCCGAAACGCCGGAGATCAACGTCACCGAGACTGCCGCCTATGGTGCGAGGGTTTACGTCGCGGACGGCCAGATCGACGAATGCGGCGCGTTGGTCGGGAAGGGCGCGGCCGAGGGCCTGTGGTTCGACTGCTCGACGCTCAAGGAGCCCTACCGCCTCGAAGGAAAGAAGGTGATGGGCTTTGAGCTTGCCGAGCAGCTCGGCTGGGAGGTGCCCGACGCGATCTTCTATCCCACTGGCGGCGGCACTGGCCTGATCGGCATGTGGAAAGCGTTCGACGAGCTGGAGAAGGCCGGCCTCATCCGCTCAAAGCGCCCGCGCATGTATGCCATTCAGGCCGAGGGATGCGCGCCCATGGTCCGGGCATTCGAACGCGGGGACGAGTTCGCTGAACGGTGGGAACACGCAGCAACCGTCGCAACGGGCATTCGCGTTCCAAAGGCGGTGGGAGACTTCCTCATCCTGCGCGCGGTCCGTGAAAGCGGCGGTGCGGCGATCGCCGTACCGGAAGGCGCCATTCTACAGGCAGTCGACGACGCCGCGCGCGACGACGGTTTCCTGTTCTGCCCCGAAGGCGGCGCGGTCCTCGCCGGCTGGCGACAAGCGCTCCAGCGCGGACTTGTCCGCCACGACGAACGCGTGCTGCTGTTCAATTGCGCGAATGGCAACAAATACCCGCTCGTGGATCGATCTCGGAAGCTTGTGCTGGGGGAAGCCGATCCCGCCGCGCTCTAG
- a CDS encoding PspC domain-containing protein codes for MARKIYPYSLHSKDAKIAGVCSTLGARTGIDPTFIRIAWIAVPLLTHIPISLALIAYAAVGIYLALQKRKSMVGDARMSDFDRMGDVVKRKPTVQAMRTELDETDRRLMAIDHHINTQNDQLAREIEALRQEEK; via the coding sequence ATGGCCCGCAAGATTTATCCCTACTCGCTCCACAGCAAGGACGCGAAGATCGCCGGCGTCTGCTCGACGCTCGGCGCACGGACCGGGATCGACCCGACTTTCATCAGGATCGCCTGGATCGCGGTTCCGCTGCTGACGCACATTCCGATCAGCCTTGCGCTGATCGCCTATGCAGCGGTGGGCATCTACCTCGCCCTGCAGAAAAGGAAGTCGATGGTCGGTGATGCTCGCATGAGCGATTTCGACCGCATGGGAGACGTCGTGAAGCGCAAGCCGACCGTACAGGCGATGCGCACCGAACTCGACGAAACCGACCGCCGCCTGATGGCGATCGATCACCACATCAACACGCAGAACGATCAGCTGGCGCGTGAGATCGAAGCGCTCCGGCAGGAGGAAAAGTAA
- a CDS encoding PspA/IM30 family protein, with product MPELEVLEAHVPIRTPRLVKVEEAATERLAPVAAWFSGPVFSRARDIFAANMTELLDRSEDPSKMIRMIILEMEETLVEVRASAARSIADIKEMRRALGRLDQMQADWTAKAELALSKDREDLAKAALLEKEKATDMAEGLKTEVDQIDQVLRGYEADIAKLQAKLREARARQNAIAARFESAVTRAKAREVMNGSRTLDAFSKFEILERRADFAEGRAEALGISSLEDEIHELKAMESVDRELEAMKAALKARVQ from the coding sequence ATGCCTGAACTCGAAGTTCTTGAAGCCCATGTTCCGATCCGCACGCCGCGGCTGGTGAAAGTGGAAGAGGCGGCCACCGAGCGTCTCGCTCCCGTCGCCGCCTGGTTCAGCGGTCCCGTGTTCAGCCGCGCTCGTGACATCTTCGCGGCGAACATGACGGAGCTCCTCGACCGGTCGGAAGATCCTTCGAAGATGATCCGCATGATCATCCTCGAGATGGAAGAGACGTTGGTCGAGGTTCGGGCTTCGGCGGCGCGGTCGATCGCCGACATCAAGGAGATGCGGCGGGCGCTCGGACGGCTCGACCAGATGCAGGCCGACTGGACTGCGAAGGCTGAGCTGGCACTGAGCAAGGATCGCGAAGACCTCGCCAAGGCGGCGCTGCTCGAAAAGGAGAAGGCCACCGACATGGCAGAAGGCCTCAAGACCGAGGTCGACCAGATCGATCAGGTGCTGCGTGGCTACGAAGCGGACATCGCCAAGCTTCAGGCGAAGCTGCGTGAAGCCCGCGCCCGCCAGAACGCCATTGCGGCACGGTTCGAAAGCGCCGTGACCCGGGCGAAGGCGCGGGAGGTCATGAACGGCAGCAGGACGCTGGATGCGTTCAGCAAGTTCGAGATCCTCGAGCGCCGCGCCGACTTCGCGGAAGGCCGCGCCGAGGCGCTGGGTATCAGCAGTCTCGAAGATGAGATCCACGAGCTCAAGGCGATGGAAAGCGTCGACCGCGAGCTGGAAGCGATGAAAGCCGCGCTTAAAGCGCGGGTTCAGTAA
- a CDS encoding TonB-dependent receptor gives MKLISYVALAAALPIYPVAAESYFDAGQPTVIGADAGTGGASAPEPTPGDASKAHPDEDQSIVVTGVRRRAGDVLGGVSVLDKEELAHDLKPSLGDTLADMPGVTSSSFGPSSSRPILRGFSGEDATILIDGLGSLDLSASDPDHAVTINPLTAERIEVLRGPGALLYDSSAIAGVVNVIDNRIPRSVPTDVNVDLLLNYGTAANERSGNAGINVPLGAHFVAHADGAYSEYDDLHVGGYLLSAPLRREALASPDPEIQALADLKEKLPNTAGRVDDAAGGIAYVDGDLNIGVSYNHHDAKYGVPIRFSLDPSIQPEVPTIDAHQDRGDVRANVPIGGFFKLFEFRGALSKYHHAEIEEDGVVGSRFYSNGGELRADVVQTDRDGWGGTSGVQFRSQTARITGAEKYLPDSRKQTLGLFTLQTLEHGPIRFEGGLRVDFARLHADQDETLAEQGEEIGDEFGEEIDIGAAPFSRNFTSVSASVGANYQLVGDWRLGLSLSHSERSPSIDELFSFGPHGGSQQFLLGNPDLKKQSSNGVDLSLHKTTGPVHFQGSVYYSHFSNYLFQAPTDEIEDGLPVYEYREGKADYYGFELEADAKLGNALGIDWGGEITTDAVRAKIKNFGNAPEIPPFRVLAGLTGTRGQFDGKVEVERVSSQHKVAPDETTTPGYTMVNASLDWHPFSANPDLTLSLQGNNLFDVEARRHSSDLKDYAPLAGRDIRVTARVGF, from the coding sequence TTGAAGCTCATTTCTTACGTGGCGCTCGCCGCGGCTCTTCCGATTTACCCAGTGGCAGCCGAAAGCTATTTCGACGCGGGCCAGCCCACAGTGATCGGCGCAGATGCCGGCACGGGCGGCGCGTCAGCGCCGGAGCCTACCCCAGGCGACGCATCGAAGGCCCATCCCGATGAGGATCAATCCATTGTCGTGACAGGCGTTAGGCGACGTGCCGGGGACGTCCTCGGCGGCGTGTCCGTACTCGACAAGGAAGAACTGGCTCACGACCTGAAGCCGAGCCTCGGCGATACGCTGGCCGACATGCCCGGCGTCACCTCATCAAGTTTCGGTCCATCGTCGTCACGCCCGATCTTGCGCGGTTTTTCCGGGGAAGACGCAACCATTCTCATCGATGGTCTTGGCAGTCTCGACCTTTCAGCGTCTGACCCCGATCACGCCGTGACCATCAACCCGCTGACGGCGGAACGCATCGAGGTTCTGCGTGGCCCCGGTGCGCTGCTTTACGATTCGTCGGCGATTGCCGGCGTCGTGAACGTGATCGATAATCGAATTCCGCGTTCAGTGCCTACCGACGTCAATGTCGATCTCCTGCTGAATTATGGGACGGCAGCGAATGAGCGATCAGGCAATGCGGGCATCAATGTGCCGCTGGGCGCGCATTTCGTCGCTCATGCTGACGGCGCTTATTCCGAGTACGACGACCTGCACGTCGGCGGCTATCTGCTGTCAGCGCCGTTGCGGCGCGAGGCGCTTGCAAGTCCCGATCCGGAAATTCAGGCGCTCGCGGATCTGAAGGAGAAGCTTCCGAATACGGCAGGTCGCGTCGACGATGCCGCCGGAGGCATTGCGTATGTCGATGGAGATCTGAACATCGGCGTGTCCTACAACCACCACGACGCAAAGTACGGCGTTCCGATACGCTTTTCCCTGGATCCCTCGATCCAGCCCGAAGTGCCGACAATCGACGCACACCAGGACCGCGGAGATGTTCGCGCCAATGTGCCGATCGGCGGTTTCTTCAAGCTATTCGAATTCCGCGGTGCGCTCTCAAAATACCACCACGCCGAAATCGAAGAGGATGGCGTCGTTGGATCTCGCTTCTATTCGAACGGCGGCGAGCTGCGCGCTGACGTCGTGCAGACGGATCGCGACGGCTGGGGCGGCACCAGCGGCGTCCAGTTCCGGAGCCAGACCGCGCGGATTACCGGCGCGGAAAAATATCTTCCCGACAGCCGCAAGCAGACCCTCGGACTCTTCACGCTCCAGACCCTGGAGCATGGGCCAATCCGCTTCGAAGGCGGCCTGAGGGTCGACTTCGCGCGCCTTCATGCCGACCAGGACGAAACGCTCGCCGAGCAGGGAGAAGAGATCGGCGACGAGTTCGGCGAAGAGATCGATATCGGGGCTGCGCCCTTCTCGCGCAATTTCACCTCTGTTTCCGCATCGGTCGGCGCCAATTACCAGCTGGTTGGCGATTGGCGGCTGGGCTTGTCGCTGTCGCACTCCGAGCGTTCGCCGTCGATCGACGAGCTATTTTCGTTCGGCCCGCACGGAGGCAGTCAGCAATTCCTGCTTGGCAATCCCGACTTGAAGAAGCAGTCGAGCAACGGCGTTGACCTCAGCCTTCACAAAACGACAGGGCCGGTGCACTTCCAGGGCAGCGTCTATTACAGCCACTTTTCCAACTACCTCTTCCAGGCGCCCACCGATGAAATCGAGGATGGGCTGCCGGTCTATGAATATCGGGAGGGCAAGGCGGACTATTACGGCTTCGAGCTCGAGGCCGACGCGAAGCTCGGTAACGCACTAGGGATCGATTGGGGCGGCGAGATCACGACCGACGCGGTGCGCGCCAAGATCAAAAATTTCGGCAATGCGCCTGAGATCCCGCCTTTCCGGGTTCTTGCAGGTCTGACGGGCACGCGCGGCCAGTTCGATGGCAAGGTCGAGGTCGAACGCGTATCCAGCCAACACAAGGTTGCGCCCGACGAGACGACGACCCCCGGCTATACAATGGTGAATGCGTCACTCGACTGGCACCCTTTTTCCGCCAATCCGGACCTGACGCTTTCGCTCCAGGGCAACAATCTGTTCGACGTTGAGGCACGCCGCCACTCTAGCGATCTGAAGGACTATGCGCCGCTCGCCGGCCGCGACATTCGCGTGACAGCGCGCGTAGGCTTCTAG
- a CDS encoding cation diffusion facilitator family transporter, with protein sequence MSGGHSHHHHHDAQADFSKAFAIGIALNVGFVLLETVFGFAANSMSLLADAGHNLSDVLGLVVAWAGGRMARTGSSPRFTYGLKKASILAALVNSLFLLIAVGAIGTEAIRRLFHPTATEGGVVMAVAAVGILINGLTALLFSRGHHDINIRGAFLHMAADAAVSGAVVFAGLVILWTGQKWVDPIMSLAVAIVILWGSIGLLKESVWMSLAGVPEGIDVDQVEIALGEIEGVDAVHDLHIWPISTTETALTAHLVSEQANYPDDLLAAVRRILHDRFHIEHCTIQVERHHPADHKDC encoded by the coding sequence ATGAGCGGCGGTCATTCTCACCATCACCACCATGACGCGCAGGCGGATTTCTCAAAGGCTTTCGCGATCGGTATCGCACTGAATGTCGGGTTCGTGTTGCTGGAGACGGTCTTCGGGTTCGCCGCCAACTCGATGTCCCTGCTCGCCGACGCCGGCCATAACCTCTCCGACGTTCTCGGCCTGGTGGTCGCCTGGGCCGGCGGGCGGATGGCGCGGACCGGTTCATCGCCGCGGTTCACATATGGGCTCAAGAAGGCGTCGATCCTCGCCGCGCTGGTCAATTCGCTCTTCCTGCTGATCGCCGTTGGCGCGATAGGCACGGAGGCGATCCGGCGTCTGTTTCATCCCACCGCGACAGAGGGCGGCGTGGTCATGGCGGTCGCTGCGGTTGGCATCCTCATCAACGGGCTCACCGCCTTGCTGTTCTCGCGCGGGCACCATGACATCAACATCCGCGGGGCGTTCCTGCATATGGCTGCCGATGCCGCTGTTTCCGGCGCGGTCGTGTTCGCTGGCCTTGTGATCCTGTGGACCGGGCAGAAATGGGTCGACCCGATCATGAGCCTCGCGGTCGCGATCGTGATCCTGTGGGGCAGCATCGGCCTTCTCAAGGAATCGGTGTGGATGTCGCTGGCCGGCGTTCCCGAGGGCATTGACGTCGATCAGGTTGAGATCGCGCTCGGCGAGATCGAGGGTGTCGACGCGGTGCACGACCTCCACATCTGGCCGATCAGCACGACCGAGACCGCGCTTACGGCGCACCTCGTTTCGGAACAGGCGAATTACCCGGACGATCTGCTCGCCGCGGTGCGCCGGATCCTGCACGACCGATTTCACATCGAACATTGCACCATTCAAGTCGAACGCCACCACCCGGCCGATCACAAGGACTGCTAG
- the xth gene encoding exodeoxyribonuclease III: MRIASYNINGINSRLAVLTRWLAEFQPDVACLQELKCTDEVFPREAIEAAGYSAIWHGQRSWNGVATLSRVGEPVETRRALPSDPKLEQSRYLEAAVCGILVGNMYAPNGNPRPGPKFDYKLEWMDRLHEHAAGLLGSGVPAVLIGDFNVIPSDRDVYKPERWLKDALFAPEARERYEQLVAQGWTDAIRHLHPDERIYTFWHYWRNSFQRDAGIRIDHALLSPSLAKKLKSAGVDRTPRGWEKTSDHAPIWVEVEA, encoded by the coding sequence CTGCGGATCGCGAGCTACAATATCAACGGGATCAACTCGCGGCTGGCAGTGCTGACCCGATGGCTTGCAGAGTTCCAGCCGGACGTCGCCTGCCTGCAAGAATTGAAGTGCACCGACGAGGTGTTCCCAAGGGAGGCGATCGAAGCTGCCGGCTATTCCGCGATCTGGCACGGGCAGCGAAGCTGGAACGGCGTTGCGACGCTAAGCCGCGTCGGCGAACCGGTCGAAACCCGCCGGGCGCTGCCTAGCGATCCGAAGCTTGAACAGAGCCGTTATCTCGAGGCCGCGGTTTGCGGGATACTGGTTGGCAACATGTACGCCCCCAATGGCAATCCGCGACCTGGCCCGAAGTTCGACTACAAGCTCGAGTGGATGGACCGGCTGCACGAACATGCGGCCGGGTTGCTTGGCAGCGGCGTTCCGGCTGTGCTCATCGGCGACTTCAACGTCATTCCGAGCGATCGGGACGTCTACAAGCCTGAGCGTTGGCTGAAGGATGCCTTGTTCGCGCCGGAAGCGCGCGAGAGGTATGAGCAACTCGTGGCGCAAGGTTGGACCGATGCGATCCGCCACCTCCATCCAGATGAGCGGATCTACACCTTCTGGCACTATTGGCGGAACTCGTTCCAGCGCGACGCGGGCATCCGCATCGACCACGCGCTCCTCAGCCCCAGCCTAGCCAAGAAGCTGAAAAGTGCCGGTGTCGACCGCACCCCCCGCGGTTGGGAAAAGACGAGCGATCACGCGCCGATCTGGGTCGAGGTGGAAGCCTAG
- a CDS encoding serine hydrolase domain-containing protein, with product MTVRMAIACFLAATATPLSAAPDAATLKQVDTIFADWQRASHVPGLVYGIVADARLITVRGFGIQDTASNKRVNADSLFRIASMSKAFTALAILKLRDEGKMSLDAPAENYVPELKGWTYPTADSPRITVRNLLTHSAGFVEDNPWGDRQQVMPEADFTALLKAGVGFARAPGVAMEYSNLGYAILGRIVSNLSGMGYQDYIQRQIMAPLGMSSTGYDIFASPSSRRAIGYRWQDNRWVREPDMKDGAFGAMGGVQTSANDYAKWVAFLLSAWPPRDEAEAGPVRRSSVREIVTGNNLIEAGMRDPAIGGAPCRQARAYAMAWRVTEDCDLGRVVGHSGGYPGYGSYLMLLPDKRIGIFAFSSKTYGGASLPVWRAALALKQAGALPDLATPVSAELAAAYAAAKAVWRAQDINAAPLANNVLMDHDRAAWAKMIGDVKADVGDCAADEPIAPVSAMEGRFKWTCSHGRVEGRVQRAPTRELAIQALEFAPAKP from the coding sequence ATGACGGTTCGCATGGCTATTGCGTGCTTCCTGGCCGCGACCGCGACTCCTCTTTCGGCGGCGCCTGACGCGGCGACACTGAAGCAGGTCGATACGATCTTCGCCGACTGGCAGCGCGCTTCGCATGTGCCCGGCTTGGTTTACGGCATTGTCGCCGACGCCCGCCTGATCACCGTTCGCGGTTTCGGCATTCAGGACACAGCGTCGAATAAGAGGGTCAACGCCGACAGCCTGTTTCGCATCGCGTCCATGTCGAAAGCCTTCACGGCGCTCGCGATCCTGAAGTTGCGCGACGAGGGGAAAATGTCGCTCGACGCGCCAGCCGAGAATTATGTGCCGGAGCTTAAGGGCTGGACCTATCCGACCGCCGACAGCCCGCGGATAACCGTCCGCAACCTCCTCACTCACAGTGCCGGGTTCGTGGAAGACAATCCGTGGGGCGACCGCCAGCAGGTGATGCCCGAGGCCGACTTCACGGCTTTGCTCAAAGCGGGCGTCGGGTTCGCACGCGCGCCCGGGGTAGCGATGGAATATTCGAACCTCGGCTACGCGATTCTCGGCCGCATCGTCAGCAACCTGTCGGGCATGGGCTACCAGGATTACATCCAGCGTCAGATCATGGCGCCGCTCGGCATGAGCTCTACCGGCTACGACATCTTCGCGTCGCCGAGTTCACGCCGCGCGATCGGCTATCGGTGGCAAGACAATCGCTGGGTGCGCGAGCCCGATATGAAGGACGGCGCGTTCGGTGCGATGGGCGGCGTGCAGACCAGCGCCAACGACTATGCCAAGTGGGTCGCATTCCTGCTCTCCGCATGGCCGCCGCGCGACGAAGCCGAAGCCGGACCTGTTCGCCGCTCCAGCGTGCGCGAGATCGTCACGGGCAACAATCTTATCGAAGCAGGAATGCGGGATCCGGCGATCGGGGGTGCACCGTGCCGGCAGGCGCGGGCCTATGCCATGGCTTGGAGGGTCACCGAAGACTGCGACCTTGGCCGCGTGGTCGGTCACTCCGGCGGCTACCCCGGCTACGGTTCTTATCTGATGCTTCTCCCCGACAAGCGCATCGGGATCTTCGCGTTTTCGAGCAAGACCTATGGCGGCGCGTCGCTTCCCGTCTGGCGGGCAGCACTGGCGTTGAAGCAAGCAGGCGCCTTGCCCGACCTAGCGACGCCGGTCTCGGCAGAGCTGGCGGCCGCTTATGCCGCGGCCAAGGCCGTCTGGCGCGCGCAGGACATCAATGCCGCTCCGCTCGCGAACAACGTGCTGATGGACCACGACCGCGCGGCCTGGGCGAAGATGATCGGTGACGTGAAAGCCGATGTCGGCGACTGCGCCGCGGATGAGCCCATTGCGCCGGTATCGGCGATGGAAGGCCGCTTCAAATGGACGTGCAGCCATGGCCGCGTCGAAGGCCGCGTTCAGCGCGCGCCCACGAGAGAGCTGGCCATACAAGCGCTCGAGTTCGCACCGGCTAAGCCCTGA